The stretch of DNA CGCCGCCTTCTTCGCCATCTGAAGTACTCGACAAGAATGGAACTTCCACTCATTGCAACACCAAACCCCGCGAATGTGGAGAGAAGAATTGACAGAACTGCTTGCACATGAACCTAGTAAAAGATAGATGCACAACTCTCCTCAGTTCCATGTCTGAAACATGTTGCTTAATATGAAAAGAACATACTACTAAGCTGTCAAAACAGGCAAGCCCGGCCCATACAGGCTGACCCGTTGTGGGTTGGAGAGAACCACATATTCTTACTATGAACAATACTCTTAAATTCTAGTATAGACcacatttaaattaaaaatatctaaataAACGCGGCGTGGGAGTAGGGGTGGCGGGTTACACAGGCCAACCAATATAGCCTGGGTACTCCCACGGGCTAAACGGGGAGGGGCGGAGAaatattcaagtattcaacccGCCTTGTCCAAAAACCTGGCTAAACGGTTGGGCTGGGCCGTTTTGACAGCTCCACATACTACGCCCTAGCTAAACGGCCGGGTTGGGCCGGGTTGGGCCGTTTTGACAGCTCCACATACTAGGATAGTAGCTAGGATGAAATCTTACCAGAGAGTAGAAAATATGTGCAAAGAGCACCACAAATGCAAACTGGACTGATGCATACACCCACACAAATCTTCTCTTTACTGCATAAAACAATAAGATGTTATATGACACTATCAAAAAACAACAACTCTATGCTTTATGTTGGCTATTGCAGGTTTTTCCCATATCAGATAGATATATTTAACCCCTTCCTCTCTATTATGTTTCCATAACGTCAAACGAACATACCCATTGTTGAAGACGTCATAGATCCAAGGAGGCCGAGCACACAAGAAAAGGGCAGCGATATGGCAATTGCACCCGTTCCCATCTTCCCAACCTGAAgacataatattattaacaaaacaaGAAAACCTCGTATAGCTATCTTGTCTTATGGTCAATGAAGAATTGTTAATCGTACCAGCAGCTGCTCGAGAAAACAGAAGTATGCAAGCATGCTGACAATGACGAGAATGGGAACTTCCTGCCAAACCCTGCATAGACAGAGCCAGTATTTAGTGGATTTATTACATAAGAATTAGAATATGTTCGATGAGaatatatgaattatttaaGCTGTCACAGATTTTGTAACTTCACACCATaactttgttgtttttgtgTACAATAACAGAAGTATATTACGAATCAAACACAATCGTGTTACAAGTCCCTAGAGCATAATTGGCATAGGTTCAATAGAATAGGAAATAAAACTATAGTGGATGGAAGAACCATTGGAAAGCAGAACAATAGTGATTGTAGATTTGGAAGCCAAGGAAATAGCTAAACCGTAAAAAGAATGTCATGAACTTGCCTGCCATTTACGTCGATTTGATTGAATCTAGCCGCAGCAGCATTTGCATTTCGGATACTCTGGATACGCAGTAGAGTGACAGGCAGATTACGAACCTCTTGCTTGCAAACATCACACGTCTTGTTGCCCTTGATGCTAAACCATTTTATGGCGCATTCTTGGTGAGCCAGAGCCAGCTCGCCTTTGCAGCTGCACTCCATCTTGAGTGTCTCTCCACCTTCGCACAATTCAATCAAGCAAATTCGACAAACAGCCTCTTCTTCGGGTATATCTTCGCCTCCATCCTCACTTTCTTCTGAGAAATAAGCAAATGTTAGAaacagaaggtgaccaaaattgaagcatgtgctccatctgaactaaaagtttaagctgctgatagttggattgcacatttatgtttatatattatatgctcaacacgccccCTCACGTGTATTGTATGCTTATCTTAACTAAAAGtctgatagttggattgtacatttatgtttatatattatatgcttaacaACCAAAACTCATACACCTTATGCTCAACAGTAGTAACTTCTAAATAACTCAACAAGAATCATGAACAACATCATACACAGATaacataaattaaaacaaattaccagAATCTCTTTTTGGAGTGGGTGCAGCTGAGACAATGGACTCCAAATCCTTCAAACAAGGAGTTGAAGGAATAACGCGAAAGAAAGATTCCACTTTCCGGGCATTTCCATCCTTGTTAACAACCGGGAGAGAAAGGGAACGAGGTATGCGGAGTTGTGTTCCTTTGGAGTGCAGCGAAGTTGGAGAAGAGGCAGCAGCCTGCTGCAGAGTAGTGCTCACACTTCCCCCAAGTGCAGACTCGGGATTCAAGTGTGCAAGCGGATCAATGGGCAAAGACGAGGTCCTCTTAATGCGAGGCGTGAACATTTTAGAGAGTGACCAAGAcctggagatggagatggacaCTTTGTCCTGTGGAACTGTGGCAGGGGAACAACCCAAATCAATATCTGTGGCCTTCTCCATATCCAGATTGGAGTTATGGGACATGAAGTTTAGTTTGGGCAATAAATTCCTTATGGATGATTTGCCTCTTGGGAGGTGGCCTGGAGATCCATTCACTCTGGGATCAGAAGGACTAGGAGTCACAAGAAAATTCACCTTCTTTGCAGTTGGGGTAGGGGTCAAAAGCTTCTTAATCTGAACAATTTCTTCACGGGAATTCTGCAAACTCATCATAGGTATTTCCAGTGAAAGATTGGGTCTTCTCCCATGTTTAACTTGTGttatttcttcaattattccAGAGGAACTTAGAGACTgtcaaaaagaaagaaacaagaaagtaTCACAAAAAAAGTCCTAATTTCAACAAAGAAACAAAACCCATGATCTTCAATACCAAGAACTCTAACAATTCATATGTAATAAGGAAccacaacccaaaaaaaaaaaaaaaaaaaagtgaaaattttgaCAGATATGCATTCAAAAAGATGTATGGTGGTATCCAAGACCAAGAAACCTAGTTCATGACAGTTGGCAAGTGAACATAATACAGAACTGAACTTTACTTGGTCTTAAGAGCAAAAAAGAAACAGACAAAACCAGCCAGTATACCATTAAAAAGGTAAAACCAAAATGATTTCAAACTCTCAGGCTTTAGAACTTGAAAACCCCTTGAAAGAGCCAGAAAATCTTGAATAAGAGTACTGGGCAAACAAGACACTAAGAACAATacaacttcaaaaaaaaaaaaaaaaaaaaaaaaaaaaaacttcaattcaGTGCTACCTTAGGGATTGAAATCCCAGTTTCTCTTCCACCATTCTGCACATCTTCCCCCTCACTCAAGAAAGTTTCTTTCTTTTCCCTGTCCATGACACCAAACGCTAAAAATCCCGGCAGTTTTGCCAGAAATCCTCAAACAAGGCTGTTCCAAGAGAGCTGGGAAAAATATGATGATATCAACCTCGGAGTATAAGTCCTAGACAGGGAAAATCTTGAGAAGAAAGCAAAAGTTGAACGACATTTGCTTGTTATTCTTTGATAGTGTACAAGATGCTTTCGCAGTTTCGCATGAAAAGGGTGATTAGACGCTTCAGGACCAAAGTTTGGCCCGTCACTTATACTGCTAACCACAAAATGTTTATGATTAGGTTGTTATCAACGGTTGCTGTGAAGAGCGGTATATTAAAGGTAACttagacttttaaaaataaaacttaatcAGCTAATACCAAaagttttttcatttttaacttATTGGTGCTAAGTTAAAAGAAATTATTTGgaattgtttggtaaataattgttagctgatagctagctgattaagttaataaatttgactagttgataacattagtggGTTGTGGGTTGTAgagagatgtttggtaaattagctgatatctaattacatacaaaatgattttttaaaaaaattgatcgaagctttttgaattttaacagcaataaactattacaaaaaaaactaattaatcaaacacttatattgaatgtttaaccaagtcaaaattaacttataaattaactatgttaccaaacaaagccattatcaaacacttactTTAGCTGTTTAATTTGGTCAAACAACTAAAGTTAGTCAAAGTCAAAAATTTACTAATAAGTTAGTTTACTAAACATACTTtatgttatttgtttttattagctTAGTACTAAATTAGCTTTTTAGTATGGGTTAGCTATTAacttgtaaaataaattttaaagatactaatattttattttattttatttattctattttaaaatattatatatatattaaataaaatgttttagcATCAGATGTCATATAAAAATTGGGAAaattgtcaaataggccctaaaactttacctgaaaagttaattaggtacctaaatttttaaatctgcaattaaaccctttaatATCTTATTTTTGTGCAATGAGATCAAAAAACAGGTTGGTGACTTGTGATAACAGGTCATAAATCATTTTCGATCAAAAATCACTACCGGCGACGCCCCGGTCGCCGTGAAAATCAACTGGCGACCAATTCTGGTCGCCTCTTCGAAgagtgggggtggggtgagtgggggcaacTGCCCCACTGTCCCCACTGTAGCTTGGTCTCAGTGTAATGTTATTGTCACATTAGAGATATATATTAAGAGATAATTTTAAGAGAGAAAGATaatatttttgcaaaaaaataataaggtaATAATGGATGGTTATTTAATGATGTTATCCTATGTGTAATGTGTACGGTTTAGAAATGAGTCAACGTCTTATTCAGCAGGCCACGTGTAATGCATATTAATATCGAATCACCCTATCTGCCATGGCAATTCTATTGTGGCTATCAACCACCATGCATACTACTGCCTCTATCACCTTCAATGTTGATGTTAAATatcacaataaataaaatataccaaatatatattctttcaatCATGGGAGATAATACATTTAATCTCttactcatatattattttttgttctcaAGTTGACATGAAGGTGATGCTTTTAGTttttaatgagtttttttttttggtaataaaattaaagtgacAAAACAATATCAATAGTTAAtagaatattattttgatttggaaagactaaatttaaaaatgggttttcaaaaaaaaaaaattaaaatggagaAATTAACATTTTAGTATCTCAATTGTTTCCAAACTATCATTGTAGtacttaattttcaatttccatcaatttaatcattgaattgtttaaaattttgtcaattaaactcttttaaaaatgtgaaaattaccattttggtccctgaaagggtttaattgacgaaattttaaacaattcgaggaccaaattggttgaaattgaaaactaaagaCTACATtgacaattgagggaccaaaatggtgattaactcttcaaattttttttcattatagttcttttttttttttttttgaatactattgtaTGAAAATTACTATTTCAATGGCCATTTAAGACTAAGAGTAAATTGAATGAACCAATATTTAAGGGATTAAATTCATTTTAGTAAGAATGTTCTTTTTGTTTGATGTAATATAAGAGATGTAGTTTCTAATTAGAAAACTTGGAAAAGAgatatactttatattttagataaaatattattgtgaaatcaacaaatcatagaaaaattttatatatgtgtgtgcgcgcgcgcgtgtgtgcgtgtgtgtgtaaaCAACTTATTGATTCCTTAGATTCATGTATTAATTGTTATGTTCGTAGAGATCACAACCGTTTGGCCCATGCTCTGACTAAGGCAGATGGTGCTTGAACAGTTTTTCAGGAGTGATTTGGCACTCCACAAGACTTTGTGGTGTCTTATTTCGTTTAATGATATATCATGgttatattttccatcaaaagtattacattttttataataagtaatgttccctttataaggaaaaatataatacttattaaattgaaatgcaatactttacatttaccattatattaagtaacaaaattttaattatgattagtattatatttgagcatataagtatgacatttgtgcgtataagtatcgTATTTGTACAtgaatccaacccgacccgtCTTACGGTGAGATGGtcccacacaagtttttgtcatatcttaaaataatataaagagcCACCTTATTTTTGCCCAAGACTTTTTCAGGCGAATTTTATTGCACTTTGTGCTTATGTTGTTGTACATTGCAATAATAGCTACCTAATTTGCCCTTGCCGATTATCGGACGTTCACTTTCCGACTGCTTAAGGACAAATATTCAATTACTCTCGTGGGCCTGCTTtctatattatacataaagtttgccgacaaaaataaaaatgggggCCATGGGGACAATCAAGCAGGATTCcaaattttaatcaaattacgagtttggcctttttttttgttttcttcctctTTATCCTTTTGTCTTTTCGTCCAACCACTCCACTTtcatctttttttaattttttttaatccacccacccacccactcCACTGTGTTATTTTCTTCCTCATTGACAGCCATCTTGCCTCACAGATGGAGTTGCAGATCGCAGACTCTCTTTCACTCACTCTTCTCAATTCCTTTACAGTCtagagtaatttatttttataataaaattgggATATAAACAATAACCATATGAGATAAATTTGTGAAGAAgatgctgatttttttttttctaattttgtgtCAAGGTTCGCCGAAGCAGCAGGTGCAAGCCAACGGATGGTGAGACTGAAAATCCGAGCAGTAAGACGAGTCTTCAAGGATATGGGAGGACATCATCTATCTATTCATGGGCGAAGCTCTACCGTTGATGGTGGTTGGCGACGACGGCAGCAGCAACGGACGAACGAGTTCCTGTCCTGGCAAATAAATGTGAGACTAAGTGATGCGCAATTATGTGAAACTCCAAAATCTAGCCAGGACACGCATAAATACTGAAAGAAagtaaactttaatttatgtgtttgtCATCTAATTTGCTGGCCCTTTTTGGGACTCATGCTGGACTGAACGGCGTGTTAGAGTTAAAGAGTTTTCCGTTCGCATATTGTGTTTTAtcaaatttcatattcaatTCAAGTGCTTGACTGAACAGTTTGATTTGTCCCCTCAGTCTTTACGACGAACAGCAGCAGACCGATGGAACTTGGCGATGGTGAATTTTTTCCCCAGTGATCTCCTTCTCAGGCGGCGATCACTGGAGAAAGTATCTTTATATTTTCCTCTCCTTCATTCATCTTCCACTTCTTGGGTCTTGCGACCAACGACAGAGTGGACGGCGACTGGAACGCTGATCAGAAAATATTTACCGGCAAAATCAGAGGTTGACTTCTCCAGGTTTATTACAGATTCTCCTCTTACTTCTCAAAAGTTTTCTGGAAACTCCATGTTTAATACAGCTTGTTCTCCTAATTGTCTGAGTGTTTCTTTAAAGTCCATGTATTTAATCTATGTATTTCTGTGTGGATTTTGTACTTGCATACCATGAACACAACAAATAGTAGAAAATCTATGGAGATGAAAAACTTCAGCACAAAATCATGTAGAATGTAAGAATAGCCATGCAATTACTTGAGTTTAAGTTTGATCCACCTCCAAAAACTTCATCACATCTGCCAAACAAAATAAGAGGAAGAAAATATAGTTTTCTTCTTACTTCTCACTTTTGCCTAAAATGGACACTGCTCCCCACTACCCGAAAAACAATGAATAGGAAAAGAATGAAGTGGAATATATTTTGTGGTTGAAAAAGAATCTCACATGTGGCATGGCtgcatattgaaaaaaaatatttcaaagtaGCAATTCATACTTTAGGAGTTTTAATTTATTGGCATTTGCGTTTTTTCAGACGGTCGTAAACTACAATTCATTGCGGAGTCCTACATCTCTGGACTCTAAAATTCATGGATAGCCGACACATCCATGAggattgttaattttttttttccctctctgGACTCTAACTATTCATTCTTGAAAAAGGATGTAAAAGAATGAAGACATTCAGACCTTTGATCTCTGACATCTATCACTGCTTCCCCCATCCACGTCGTCATCGGCGGTCACCCTCGTCTGTCGTTGCATTGTGGGGAAGGACAACAACCTCTCTCTGCCTCATAGAAGACACCATAATCGATATGTTGATATTGTTTCAAGCTGGCTTGAATTACTTAAGtaaatatgttttttgttttttttttctctgatgTTGCAGAGCCGGTATCAGAACGTCTGAAATTGTCATAGCCTATGATCCTTTTTGGGAAAATGGAACTGGAAAGGTTGCAACACCTGCCCATGCACAAGGATTTGGAACTTCTTGCTGCACATTTAACTTTTTTACGTCACTGTAACTTGTTGGTTCTCAATAATTTGctgttattttcctttttcattttcaagtgTTCTTCGAGTTAAACATATATCTTATCATTTGAATTGCCCCAAAAAGATACATAGTATTATATTTTGGTTGTTCTCTTGAGCCAGATGATTCTATTTAAATTGAAACTTTGTTTATTCTGCACGTTTTCCATTGAATACAGAATGAATTCAATTGAATGATTACAACTCCATTGCAAAATGAATtcaaatcttaaaataatataaagatcGACCTTATTTTTGTCCAAGACTTTTTTAGGCGATATATTTTGTACCTTGTGCATTTGGTGTTGTCCATATCGTCAATAGTTACTTAATTTGCCCATGCCGATAAACGGCCGACCATATTCAGGCTGCAAAGGCCAAAATTGTAGGTGGCATGACAGATGAGATGGAAAACCTGTAGCCATTGTGGGGGACTACTGCATGACTCATTACGCATTATTAACTATGGACAAGCAAAAACAAgatctaaaaaaaatgcaataatagaAGGGTGGGAGACCACAACATAAACAAGAtctaccaaacaaaaaaaaaatgcaataatataaGGGTGGGAGACCACAACATGACTCATTATGCACTCTTAATTATGGAGCTGATACTGATTAAGAAAAGACAAGATTAAGAagaccataaatatataaaaaaaaattaagtgattggattttttttttgttgtgtcgGAATAGTTAGCCGCCACCATCAATAATGAGAAAGATAGGATCGCGTAAACTTGTTATTTGGtgaatacaaaaacaaaatgataGGAGTGATTGGATTGGACGACCAAATTCACTATGGTTAAAGAACAAATCGACATTTAGGGTGGGATACCACGTGACTCATGTTGCACTTACAAGCATAgagcttataaataaataaataaataaataaataaataaataaataaatatatatatatatatatatatatatatatatatatatatatatatatataNNNNNNNNNNNNNNNNNNNNNNNNNNNNNNNNNNNNNNNNNNNNNNNNNNNNNNNNNNNNNNNNNNNNNNNNNNNNNNNNNNNNNNNNNNNNNNNNNNNNNNNNNNNNNNNNNNNNNNNNNNNNNNNNNNNNNNNNNNNNNNNNNNNNNNNNNNNNNNNNNNNNNNNNNNNNNNNNNNNNNNNNNNNNNNNNNNNNNNNNNNNNNNNNNNNNNNNNNNNNNNNNNNNNNNNNNNNNNNNNNNNNNNNNNNNNNNNNNNNNNNNNNNNNNNNNNNNNNNNNNNNNNNNNNNNNNNNNNNNNNNNNNNNNNNNNNNNNNNNNNNNNNNNNNNNNNNNNNNNNNNNNNNNNNNNNNNNNNNNNNNNNNNNNNNNNNNNNNNNNNNNNNNNNNNNNNNNNNNNNNNNNNNNNNNNNNNNNNNNNNNNNNNNNNNNNNNNNNNNNNNNNNNNNNNNNNNNNNNNNNNNNNNNNNNNNNNNNNNNNNNNNNNNNNNNNNNNNNNNNNNNNNNNNNNNNNNNNNNNNNNNNNNNNNNNNNNNNNNNNNNNNNNNNNNNNNNNNNNNNNNNNNNNNNNNNNNNNNNNNNNNNNNNNNNNNNNNNNNNNNNNNNNNNNNNNNNNNNNNNNNNNNNNNNNNNNNNNNNNNNNNNNNNNNNNNNNNNNNNNNNNNNNNNNNNNNNNNNNNNNNNNNNNNNNNNNNNNNNNNNNNNNNNNNNNNNNNNNNNNNNNNNNNNNNNNNNNNNNNNNNNNNNNNNNNNNNNNNNNNNNNNNNNNNNNNNNNNNNNNNNNNNNNNNNNNNNNNNNNNNNNNNNNNNNNNNNNNNNNNNNNNNNNNNNNNNNNNNNNNNNNNNNNNNNNNNNNNNNNNNNNNNNNNNNNNNNNNNNNNNNNNNNNNNNNNNNNNNNNNNNNNNNNNNNNNNNNNNNNNNNNNNNNNNNNNNNNNNNNNNNNNNNNNNNNNNNNNNNNNNNNNNNNNNNNNNNNNNNNNNNNNNNNNNNNNNNNNNNNNNNNNNNNNNNNNNNNNNNNNNNNNNNNNNNNNNNNNNNNNNNNNNNNNNNNNNNNNNNNNNNNNNNNNNNNNNNNNNNNNNNNNNNNNNNNNNNNNNNNNNNNNNNNNNNNNNNNNNNNNNNNNNNNNNNNNNNNNNNNNNNNNNNNNNNNNNNNNNNNNNNNNNNNNNNNNNNNNNNNNNNNNNNNNNNNNNNNNNNNNNNNNNNNNNNNNNNNNNNNNNNNNNNNNNNNNNNNNNNNNNNNNNNNNNNNNNNNNAAATTTACCAATTCAAATATGCATTCTAAGATtctaataaaattgataaaagaaaaggaaaccgTTATTGAAAAAGATATAGTACAAACTCTAAAAGCATATAAACTCAAAAAACTCACAAGGCATATAATAGAGACTATGAAAGCCAGTCAATcccaaaaaatcataaattcaaGATTTAAGTCTTTGACAattaatagtatattaaaaatccaTAAATtcgtaaaacaaaaaaaaaaattaagtctattttattttattttttcctttttcataaTTTAAGATTTTCACACTATATTTATGAAGAAACAATCTTCAAAGCACCACATCGGTTTTAAGATTGAAAGGAAAAACTGTATCCGTATATCCATTCTTCTAATAGATCGCGACAGAAAATAGTAGGAGAGTACTGTAAATAAATcaatacatcaataataataacaaaacataaattgGCAAGTAACAAttcgaaaaataaaaatatattccgaatataaatgataaatccgaaaataaaaatatgtaaatggaAATAGAAAGATCCAAATCGCGTATAACACATTttccttaaaaccgattcgctacctcccatgttgctaggagcgttgtagtgtcggtctcccaagataaaatgattaacaataatatagttgaacaCTCAACCAATATTATTTTTAGCGAAGTAGAACAAGGAGTCAAGGATTGAACAAAAGGTTTGTATCTCCTTAACACTCAACTATCTTGGATTATTCAACCACAACTTGTAAATTAATCCAAATAGTAATACAAATAGAAGGGATTCACTACCTTGAATTATTCAACCATAGCTTGTGAATTAAtccaagtaataataaaaagaaagaaatttgaaCAAGAGATTTCCACttatttctctcttctctgccgaaaatgaagagaaaaccATTTGTTTCTCTTCTTTCATTTCCCCACGGCagcttctctctttctcttcgtTAATCCCTCtatctctcttctcttctccttaTTTTTTCTTCTAACATAACCCATATAGATAAATATGATGGATTCTAGCTAGCAAGAAAGACAAGAGAATAAGACAAAAAAATTTTTTGAATGGAGTTAAGCTTTGGAGATGGTGATCCGGCGTGGGAAGAACTCAAGGAAAGAGGGAAACAAAACATTCCCCATTCCAACAATTCCATCTTTCCaccgaaaatataataataataataataataataataataataataataataataataatatttaaaaaaataataatactaataataataataataatataataataataataataataataataataataataatatattttaacattttaacatttttttttacctacaaTTAAAACCTAACATTTAACAACCACAATAAGACAATAAAGCCTATGCACAGAATAACGACAAGATTATCATTAAtcatatgtttaaaaaaaattacgattAATCACAACAAATCAACCGTCAACAATAAGCAAATCATATTCAATCACAACAATATTCAGAACCAAATCATAACTTCATTTTGAGAGATCAAATCATAAAATCATCTccattaacaataataaaagaaaaagaaaatattaattaaacaaaattaaatgagtCAACTAGAGCAATAATACCTTAGTCGCGTAGAGGTTTAGAGGCAGTAGAGTACTCACTGAGCAGGCTGGTCGCTGTCGTGGTCTCACGGAGCAGGACTGGTGGAGGACTCGCTTTTCGCCACGCCCGTTGGTGAGATTCGCTAGTCGAGGTCTGCGTCTGTGAGAATGAGAGAACTAAATCGCACTTCTGTGAGAGCGCGAGATATGCCGTGAGCGTTCATTGACcgtgagagt from Ipomoea triloba cultivar NCNSP0323 chromosome 7, ASM357664v1 encodes:
- the LOC116025619 gene encoding uncharacterized protein LOC116025619 produces the protein MDREKKETFLSEGEDVQNGGRETGISIPKSLSSSGIIEEITQVKHGRRPNLSLEIPMMSLQNSREEIVQIKKLLTPTPTAKKVNFLVTPSPSDPRVNGSPGHLPRGKSSIRNLLPKLNFMSHNSNLDMEKATDIDLGCSPATVPQDKVSISISRSWSLSKMFTPRIKRTSSLPIDPLAHLNPESALGGSVSTTLQQAAASSPTSLHSKGTQLRIPRSLSLPVVNKDGNARKVESFFRVIPSTPCLKDLESIVSAAPTPKRDSEESEDGGEDIPEEEAVCRICLIELCEGGETLKMECSCKGELALAHQECAIKWFSIKGNKTCDVCKQEVRNLPVTLLRIQSIRNANAAAARFNQIDVNGRVWQEVPILVIVSMLAYFCFLEQLLVGKMGTGAIAISLPFSCVLGLLGSMTSSTMVKRRFVWVYASVQFAFVVLFAHIFYSLVHVQAVLSILLSTFAGFGVAMSGSSILVEYFRWRRRRRVLLHRQENPQVALPPGRWPQPNQTATATAAATSHVGPQHHQTDIENPETFSGS